The following proteins are encoded in a genomic region of Methanosphaera sp. WGK6:
- the larB gene encoding nickel pincer cofactor biosynthesis protein LarB: protein MRGILNKLIEGKISIADAEKELKITQIQEMGDNVKFDNMREERVGVPEAVYSQGKTDDDLINIINNVNFMKQLMITRLPEERFNKIKHQLNKEILEKSVYYKQASILTINKTEPTHFSGKVGLITAGTADVPVAEEARITVNQAGYDVITTYDVGVAGIHRLIDKITYLINEKVDIIIAVAGMEGALPSVLGGLVDVPIIAVPTSTGYGVGEKGFTALFSMLQSCAPGIATMNIDNGYGAGVYAITILKQIEKRLNDGY, encoded by the coding sequence ATGCGTGGTATATTAAATAAGTTAATTGAGGGAAAAATATCTATTGCTGATGCTGAAAAGGAACTGAAAATTACTCAAATTCAGGAAATGGGGGATAATGTTAAGTTTGATAATATGAGAGAAGAACGGGTTGGTGTTCCAGAAGCAGTTTATTCTCAGGGAAAAACGGATGATGATTTAATTAACATAATCAATAATGTTAACTTTATGAAGCAGTTAATGATAACTAGACTTCCCGAAGAACGTTTTAATAAAATAAAACATCAATTAAATAAAGAGATTCTAGAAAAAAGTGTATATTATAAACAAGCATCTATATTAACTATTAATAAAACAGAACCAACTCATTTTTCAGGTAAAGTTGGACTTATAACAGCAGGAACAGCAGATGTACCAGTAGCAGAAGAAGCAAGAATCACAGTAAACCAAGCAGGATATGATGTAATAACAACATATGATGTAGGTGTTGCAGGAATACATAGATTAATTGATAAAATAACATATTTAATCAATGAAAAAGTAGATATAATTATAGCAGTAGCAGGAATGGAAGGAGCATTACCCTCAGTACTAGGGGGACTTGTAGATGTACCAATAATAGCAGTACCAACATCAACAGGATATGGGGTAGGAGAAAAAGGATTCACTGCTTTATTTTCAATGTTACAATCCTGTGCTCCAGGTATAGCTACAATGAATATTGATAATGGTTATGGGGCAGGAGTCTATGCTATTACTATTCTAAAACAAATAGAAAAACGATTAAATGATGGTTATTAG
- the hypF gene encoding carbamoyltransferase HypF translates to MKEYTAQLLVDGIVQGVGFRPTVYRLAKVMNLTGYVRNMGNIVEILIQGTYDDIQLFVDELQEHKPIRSEINSINLDIREEVTSTTRYNDFTILNSSDELSGSAVIPPDMTICDECLEEIVDLNNHHYYYPFTACTNCGPRFTVIDQVPYDRKNTTMDEFPLCNHCAKEYSNPLDRRYHAEATCCPDCGPQVFLYNDEHIPSQDPIRDASKLIDEGNILAIKGIGGTHLVCKTSTDDAIDKLRERLGRKTQPFACMTPDVETAKLFVEFSDDEKKMLESVSRPIVILNKSQDYNLSENLSPNLHNQGVMLPYTGLHHLLFKYTLEPAYVMTSANMPGNPMLIDNKEILSKLDNIADYYLLHDRKILNRCDDSVVRFRNGKPGFIRRSRGYVPKPFDFSKINNTDNILAVGPELDVTFSILKEGKCYPSQHIGNTSKIRTLEFMQDAIKHLLKLTRTDSLNYIVADMHPEFNTTKLAKQLSEEYDAQLVQVQHHHAHASSLMAEHQLPEMVVIAADGVGYGEDGNIWGGEILYLNNTGHYINHGGLQTQPMPGGDLSTKYPIRMAMGILYGVMDSDELGKLMKSDYADYFKYGEQEVDMVLKQLENDFNTSKTSSMGRVLDSISVLLGISKNRGYEGECSMKLESVAREGFDLLNIDLDFEMIDDRAIINTSNLLLDVVQLIKSGVGADEIACACQRALAEALTEIAIIAAKSNKTSTIGVTGGVFYNEFISKVVKEKVISAGFEFVQHEATCAGDGSVSMGQCAIVGWRNSSLNELI, encoded by the coding sequence ATGAAAGAATATACTGCACAATTACTAGTAGATGGAATAGTACAAGGTGTTGGATTTAGACCAACAGTTTACAGATTAGCAAAAGTAATGAATCTAACAGGATATGTTAGAAATATGGGAAACATTGTTGAAATCCTAATTCAAGGTACTTATGATGATATTCAATTATTTGTAGATGAATTACAAGAACATAAACCCATAAGATCAGAAATTAACAGTATAAACTTAGATATACGAGAAGAAGTTACATCCACGACAAGATATAATGACTTTACTATACTAAATAGTAGTGATGAACTATCAGGATCTGCTGTAATTCCCCCTGATATGACAATATGTGATGAATGTCTAGAAGAAATTGTGGATTTGAATAACCATCATTATTATTACCCATTCACAGCATGTACTAATTGTGGACCACGCTTTACAGTAATAGACCAAGTACCTTATGATAGAAAAAACACTACCATGGATGAATTTCCCCTATGTAATCACTGTGCAAAAGAATATTCTAATCCATTAGATCGAAGATATCATGCAGAAGCTACATGTTGTCCTGATTGTGGACCACAAGTTTTCTTATACAATGATGAACACATACCATCCCAGGATCCTATACGTGATGCAAGTAAACTCATAGATGAAGGAAATATTCTAGCTATAAAAGGAATAGGTGGAACGCATCTTGTATGTAAAACATCAACAGATGATGCTATAGATAAATTAAGAGAAAGACTAGGTAGAAAAACACAGCCATTTGCATGTATGACACCAGATGTAGAGACAGCAAAATTATTTGTAGAGTTTAGTGATGATGAAAAGAAAATGTTAGAATCAGTATCTAGACCAATAGTAATTCTAAATAAATCACAAGATTATAATTTATCAGAAAATTTATCTCCAAATCTACATAACCAAGGAGTAATGTTACCATACACGGGATTACATCACTTACTATTTAAATATACATTAGAACCTGCATATGTTATGACATCCGCAAATATGCCTGGAAATCCAATGTTAATAGATAATAAAGAAATACTATCTAAATTAGATAATATAGCAGATTATTATCTATTACATGATAGAAAAATATTAAACAGGTGTGATGATAGTGTTGTTAGATTTAGAAATGGAAAACCAGGATTTATAAGAAGATCCCGTGGTTATGTTCCAAAACCATTTGATTTCTCAAAAATAAATAATACGGATAATATTTTAGCTGTAGGTCCCGAACTTGATGTAACATTCTCCATATTAAAAGAAGGTAAATGTTATCCATCCCAACATATAGGAAATACTTCAAAGATAAGAACATTAGAATTTATGCAAGATGCTATAAAACATTTACTAAAACTAACAAGAACAGATTCTCTTAACTATATTGTAGCAGATATGCATCCTGAATTTAACACGACAAAACTTGCAAAACAACTAAGTGAAGAATATGATGCACAACTAGTTCAAGTACAACATCACCATGCACATGCCTCAAGTTTAATGGCAGAACATCAATTACCTGAAATGGTTGTAATAGCTGCTGATGGTGTAGGTTATGGTGAAGATGGAAACATATGGGGTGGAGAAATATTATACTTAAATAATACTGGACATTACATTAATCATGGTGGTCTTCAAACACAACCCATGCCTGGAGGAGATTTAAGTACCAAATACCCTATAAGAATGGCAATGGGAATACTATATGGAGTTATGGATTCTGATGAATTAGGAAAACTCATGAAATCAGATTATGCTGATTACTTTAAATATGGTGAACAGGAAGTAGACATGGTTTTAAAACAATTAGAAAATGACTTTAACACGTCAAAAACAAGTAGTATGGGACGAGTTCTTGATAGTATAAGTGTTCTCCTAGGAATAAGTAAAAATAGGGGCTATGAAGGAGAATGTTCTATGAAACTAGAATCTGTAGCTAGAGAAGGATTTGACTTACTTAATATTGACTTAGACTTTGAAATGATTGATGACAGAGCTATTATAAATACAAGTAATCTGTTACTGGACGTAGTTCAACTCATAAAAAGTGGTGTTGGTGCTGATGAAATAGCTTGTGCATGCCAAAGAGCACTAGCAGAAGCACTAACTGAAATAGCAATTATAGCTGCAAAAAGTAATAAAACATCCACTATTGGTGTAACTGGTGGTGTGTTCTATAATGAATTTATATCAAAGGTTGTGAAAGAAAAAGTAATTTCTGCAGGATTTGAATTTGTTCAACATGAAGCTACATGTGCTGGTGATGGAAGTGTTTCCATGGGCCAATGTGCCATAGTTGGTTGGAGAAACAGTTCTTTAAATGAATTAATCTAA
- a CDS encoding Ig-like domain repeat protein: protein MFRNKTKLFLMVFLILMTIVGLSTLSAVDTNDTQNSGESSDSLVISNNVDNKIAEITTESSIKTTNNKSIKKESEIGTFTDLTTVIESSDNIILDKDYVKGESETVIELNKSLTINGNGHTITSDNGTFTSISTANITLQNIIFTGNDGKNPVITSNGNITLINVIFNNNKNTGYAAAALETTSNVTIINSTASNNTAIYGVFYFKSGSNVTVDNSNFTNCNTSNGVISAARNTNISVTNSRFLNNYAANYGGAINIQRYLYVNNSYFENNSAGIKGGAIALRGNYAEINNSKFISNYLVGERSTIQGGAIYVDQVALLTNNTMKDNKGYNGSTIFVQNGAKIAKVLVNGTNTSAIEDEEFTIVVTVTDDCNNSITGRNVTIKIGETQYTSQVIEGSAEFVITDSIEPGNYTISPIYNGAEEENQTVSSFNLEITPSPALKYRTLQALIDEAEEGSTITFTDILKRGSSEDNVTINKTITIDAKGYRINANEGHIFYITNNANVTLKNTVITNTHGREGIIANVTSGSLTLENVVILNNTAENYGAAYRGNLLYVEREGTMYLNNVTIENNTAAVIRTRGNTTLNNTIVRLNKVPQDSNSYGWINNEGGLNIYNSLFEDNLGQLSGIYSRLQVYPSIIDNSTFLRNNVSVGNGGAIQTGTNTTTITNSQFIENQVLLKGTFARKGGAIYAYGDGLTVINSTFINNVAEGGGSAIANYWGGFNVTNSILISSGSTSILYNEDEEDHQVIANNNWWGTNENPITKGYTAYGRYYDYDEEEYVECSPIVVTKWIIMNTTVTPSENFKYGDTLTIDTSFNQTMDVNGVIADYNDILPNGMNVTYTSNKNCFENNMTSVINGKTSNKYTIGSQKVVINTTSGAQTNTFEGTAIMPEPKVIILTDDTYSQFFDSEGRVILDMVPPNSELQFSGAFYNRNMVIDNSLNLTTHTVQAILNNCTITIIADGAYTNITNMIMNNTDYSTELIYLNNTNNIIIRNNTLIQNNTKDNTYAINLLSSTDITIESNNITTTGPCDDIFFDDDYIGYVVTASIMGYNSSDNIIKNNNIITNYTGDTSTYGTVESIVFMGNPMNFDEDIVADNNEITNNVIITEGKYAYGISLSGNVNDNKVTNNNLTSIGTHYANGIQLSGPASDNIISYNNINSTADNVTYGLYISTNMMGAVTDNTITYNNITANSSSIYLIEIWGISSNNISYNQLTGNNNYVLGIGGYNSNKNTITYNNITVTGDMQNKPISQDNIQVETSGVKLIGKSNDNLIQYNNISATTPNNITNTINLTGSSGNTVTNNELNTNMRNGSKSVDEQTNNNVKDNTPSNSITITLETTNDNNIQVIVKDINDNNVIRGTIEYTIGDETKTITLVDGVATIDLSDNHGIITVNVVYPENTVYNTGNATTTVTKKIKTTITLDNLDKFLSGETSMINAIVVDAEGNNVTTGNVTFTDEEGNVLGTIVLNNGVASINPFETSKISEITAKYNGNDIYEESSITSSINVKYTTNITIKDINAKINDIINLTANIDAYNVVVNEGKVIFKINGKTLRNSEGNIIYANVVNGVATIEDVKVEYNWLNKNTIVSAVYSGSSNFMNVRSSEKLMNITKRVATLEIVNDMSVYVAGQTISLSVKVMDMNSIVTGGKVVFKLNGKSLRDENGNIIYGEVNDEGVATITYTLPAKMSAKNYVVSCVYADKLYNRAEVKGTLTIKK from the coding sequence ATGTTTAGAAATAAAACCAAGCTTTTTTTAATGGTCTTCTTAATATTAATGACTATTGTAGGATTATCTACACTATCTGCTGTGGATACAAATGATACACAAAATAGTGGCGAATCTTCTGATTCTTTAGTTATTAGTAATAATGTAGATAATAAAATAGCTGAAATAACAACAGAATCAAGTATTAAAACAACTAATAATAAATCAATAAAAAAAGAAAGTGAAATAGGAACATTCACAGACCTTACAACAGTGATAGAATCATCGGATAATATAATATTGGATAAAGATTATGTTAAAGGTGAAAGTGAAACAGTCATTGAATTAAATAAATCATTAACCATTAATGGAAATGGACATACAATAACTTCAGATAATGGAACATTTACTTCAATAAGTACTGCAAATATAACACTTCAAAATATAATATTTACAGGAAATGATGGAAAGAATCCTGTAATTACAAGTAATGGTAATATAACTTTAATAAATGTAATATTTAATAATAATAAAAATACTGGATATGCAGCAGCAGCACTAGAAACTACATCTAATGTTACAATAATTAATTCAACAGCAAGTAATAACACTGCAATATATGGTGTATTTTACTTTAAAAGTGGAAGTAATGTAACTGTAGATAATTCTAACTTCACTAACTGTAATACAAGTAATGGAGTAATTTCTGCAGCTCGTAATACTAATATATCAGTAACAAATTCAAGATTTTTGAATAATTATGCTGCTAATTATGGTGGAGCAATAAATATACAAAGATACTTGTATGTTAATAATTCCTACTTTGAAAATAACTCTGCAGGTATAAAAGGTGGAGCTATAGCATTACGTGGAAATTATGCAGAAATTAATAATTCTAAATTTATATCTAATTATCTTGTAGGTGAAAGAAGCACAATACAAGGTGGAGCAATATATGTTGATCAAGTTGCTTTATTAACAAACAATACAATGAAAGATAATAAAGGATATAATGGTTCAACAATATTTGTACAAAATGGTGCTAAAATAGCTAAAGTATTAGTTAATGGAACAAATACTTCAGCAATTGAAGATGAAGAATTTACAATAGTAGTTACAGTTACAGATGATTGTAACAATTCAATCACTGGACGAAATGTAACAATAAAGATAGGTGAAACACAATATACTTCTCAAGTAATTGAGGGTTCAGCAGAATTTGTAATAACTGATTCAATAGAACCAGGTAATTACACAATAAGTCCAATCTACAATGGAGCAGAAGAGGAAAATCAAACAGTATCCTCATTTAATCTAGAAATAACACCATCACCAGCACTTAAATATAGAACATTACAAGCATTAATAGATGAAGCTGAAGAAGGTTCCACAATAACTTTCACAGATATTCTTAAAAGAGGATCTTCTGAAGATAATGTAACAATTAATAAAACAATAACAATTGATGCTAAAGGATACAGAATAAATGCAAATGAAGGTCATATATTCTATATTACAAATAATGCAAATGTAACATTAAAAAATACAGTTATAACAAATACACATGGAAGAGAAGGAATAATTGCTAATGTTACATCAGGAAGTTTAACTTTAGAAAACGTAGTAATACTAAATAACACTGCTGAGAACTATGGAGCAGCATACAGAGGTAATTTACTTTATGTTGAACGTGAAGGTACAATGTATCTAAACAATGTAACTATTGAAAACAATACAGCAGCAGTTATTAGAACTCGTGGAAACACTACTTTAAATAATACAATTGTTCGTTTAAACAAAGTTCCTCAAGATAGTAATAGTTACGGATGGATAAATAATGAAGGTGGATTAAACATATATAATTCATTATTTGAAGATAACTTAGGACAATTAAGTGGAATATATTCACGTTTACAAGTATATCCATCAATAATTGATAATTCTACTTTCCTAAGAAACAATGTTTCTGTAGGAAATGGTGGAGCTATACAAACAGGTACAAACACAACAACAATCACTAACTCCCAATTCATAGAAAATCAAGTTCTATTAAAAGGAACATTTGCTAGAAAAGGAGGAGCAATATATGCTTATGGTGATGGACTAACAGTAATTAATTCAACATTCATTAATAATGTAGCTGAAGGTGGAGGATCTGCTATTGCAAATTACTGGGGTGGATTTAACGTAACTAATTCAATTCTCATATCCTCTGGAAGTACTTCTATATTATATAATGAAGATGAAGAGGACCATCAAGTAATAGCTAATAATAATTGGTGGGGAACTAATGAAAACCCAATTACAAAAGGTTATACAGCATATGGTCGTTACTATGATTATGATGAAGAAGAATATGTGGAATGTAGTCCAATAGTAGTTACTAAATGGATTATAATGAACACAACTGTAACTCCAAGTGAAAACTTTAAATATGGTGATACATTAACAATAGATACATCATTTAACCAAACCATGGACGTAAATGGTGTAATTGCGGACTATAATGATATATTACCTAATGGAATGAATGTAACATACACATCAAATAAGAATTGTTTTGAAAATAACATGACAAGTGTTATAAATGGTAAAACAAGTAATAAATACACTATTGGTTCTCAAAAAGTTGTAATTAACACAACTTCTGGAGCACAAACTAATACTTTTGAAGGTACAGCTATAATGCCAGAACCAAAAGTAATAATATTAACTGATGATACATATTCTCAATTCTTTGACAGTGAAGGAAGAGTAATATTAGACATGGTACCACCAAACTCTGAATTACAATTCTCAGGAGCATTCTATAATAGAAATATGGTGATAGATAACTCACTAAATTTAACAACACACACAGTTCAAGCAATTCTTAATAATTGTACAATAACAATCATAGCAGATGGTGCTTATACTAATATAACTAACATGATAATGAATAATACAGATTATTCAACAGAACTAATATACTTAAACAACACAAATAACATAATAATCAGAAACAACACATTAATTCAAAATAATACTAAAGACAATACATATGCAATAAATCTGTTAAGTTCTACAGACATAACTATTGAATCAAACAACATAACAACTACCGGTCCATGTGATGATATATTCTTCGATGATGATTACATAGGTTATGTAGTAACAGCATCCATAATGGGATACAACTCTAGTGATAATATAATTAAAAATAATAATATTATAACAAATTACACAGGAGATACCAGTACATATGGAACTGTAGAAAGTATAGTATTCATGGGAAATCCAATGAACTTTGATGAAGACATTGTAGCAGACAACAATGAAATAACAAACAATGTAATTATAACCGAAGGTAAATATGCATATGGTATATCATTATCTGGAAATGTAAATGATAATAAAGTAACAAACAATAATCTCACATCAATAGGAACTCACTATGCAAATGGTATACAATTATCAGGACCAGCAAGTGACAATATAATATCATACAATAATATAAACTCAACTGCAGATAATGTAACCTATGGATTATACATATCTACAAACATGATGGGAGCAGTAACAGACAACACAATCACCTACAACAATATAACAGCAAATTCCAGTTCAATATATCTTATAGAAATCTGGGGAATATCTTCAAATAACATTTCATACAATCAATTAACAGGTAATAATAATTATGTATTAGGTATTGGAGGATATAACTCAAATAAAAACACAATCACATACAACAACATAACAGTAACAGGAGACATGCAAAACAAACCAATATCACAAGATAATATTCAAGTAGAAACTTCAGGAGTTAAATTAATAGGTAAATCTAATGATAATCTAATCCAATACAACAATATAAGTGCAACAACACCAAATAACATAACAAATACAATAAACTTAACAGGAAGTTCAGGAAACACAGTAACAAACAATGAATTAAACACCAATATGAGAAATGGTTCAAAATCAGTAGATGAACAAACAAATAATAATGTAAAAGATAACACACCATCAAATAGTATAACAATCACCCTAGAAACTACAAATGATAATAATATTCAAGTAATAGTAAAAGATATTAATGATAATAATGTAATTAGGGGAACTATTGAATATACAATAGGTGATGAAACTAAAACAATCACACTAGTTGATGGAGTAGCAACAATAGATCTTTCAGATAATCATGGAATAATTACAGTTAATGTAGTATATCCAGAAAATACTGTATATAATACAGGTAATGCTACTACAACAGTTACTAAGAAAATAAAAACAACTATTACATTAGATAATCTGGATAAATTCTTATCAGGTGAAACTTCAATGATAAATGCAATAGTTGTAGATGCAGAAGGAAATAATGTAACAACAGGTAATGTGACCTTCACAGATGAAGAAGGTAATGTTTTAGGTACGATTGTTTTAAATAATGGAGTAGCATCAATTAATCCATTTGAAACATCAAAAATATCTGAAATAACTGCTAAATACAATGGTAATGATATTTACGAAGAATCAAGTATAACTTCAAGTATCAATGTTAAATACACTACAAACATTACAATTAAGGATATTAATGCAAAAATTAATGATATAATTAATTTAACTGCTAATATCGATGCATATAATGTAGTGGTTAATGAAGGTAAAGTTATATTTAAAATAAATGGTAAAACTTTAAGAAATAGCGAAGGTAACATTATTTATGCTAATGTTGTTAATGGAGTAGCTACTATTGAGGATGTTAAAGTAGAATATAACTGGTTAAATAAAAATACTATTGTTTCAGCAGTTTACAGTGGTTCTTCTAACTTTATGAATGTAAGAAGCAGTGAAAAATTAATGAACATAACAAAAAGAGTTGCTACACTCGAAATTGTTAATGATATGTCTGTTTATGTTGCAGGTCAAACAATATCCTTATCTGTTAAAGTTATGGATATGAATTCAATAGTTACTGGTGGAAAAGTAGTATTCAAACTCAATGGTAAATCATTAAGAGATGAAAATGGTAATATAATTTATGGTGAAGTAAATGATGAAGGTGTAGCTACTATTACATACACATTACCTGCTAAAATGAGTGCTAAAAATTATGTAGTATCTTGTGTATATGCAGATAAATTATATAACCGTGCTGAAGTAAAAGGTACATTAACAATTAAAAAATAG
- a CDS encoding DNA-directed DNA polymerase translates to METKTIVLNDIDYVSRDNKPIVRLFGVDSETNENIIAFDTTFKPYLYVLPRNMDECLVELRELDLDDLEIEIKIDIGIEREFIKITLNHPQDVPKYRDDIRDLPSVKQIREYDIPFYRRYLIDKQITPTNIIKLQGKTLDANIYREELKVDDNVILFKLLEDPYDTHEVINENKLLSFDIEVYNAEGMPDAEKDPIIMMSLCGSNGFKKVLSTKKSNRDFVETLPTEEDMIKRFGEIIKEENPDMLVGYNSDNFDLPYIKKRADKLKINLNLGIDGSGIKFMKRGFANAGVIRGRIHVDLYLLVRRNMSLDRYTLERVYEELFDQEKIDVPGNQIYKYWDSNDEKLEELFDYSMDDAVTTTAIGDKLTPLAIAQARLVGQPLFDIARMTTGQMVEWYLILKAYEKNNIIPNKPSGNEYSQRRNKGVMGGYVKDPEKGLFEHIAYLDFKSLYPSIIIAQNISPDTIIEDVSGFNESEYYVSPEDGFKFRKEPKGFIPSIIGYILDERQRIKKLMKEETVPEQKRAYDFEQQGLKRLANSMFGAYGYSRFRWYKIECAAAITAWGREYIKSAMKKSEEYGFKPIYADTDGFYATYLGDLDE, encoded by the coding sequence ATGGAAACAAAGACAATAGTTCTTAATGATATTGATTATGTAAGTCGTGATAATAAACCAATAGTTAGATTATTTGGAGTTGATTCTGAGACAAATGAAAATATCATTGCATTTGATACTACATTTAAACCATATTTATATGTTTTACCACGAAATATGGATGAATGCTTAGTAGAACTTAGAGAATTAGATTTGGATGATTTAGAAATTGAAATAAAAATAGATATTGGCATAGAAAGAGAATTTATAAAAATTACACTTAATCATCCACAAGATGTACCAAAATATAGGGATGATATTCGTGATTTACCCTCAGTTAAACAAATCAGGGAATATGATATTCCCTTTTATAGAAGATACTTAATTGATAAACAAATAACACCAACAAATATTATTAAATTACAGGGTAAAACATTAGATGCTAATATTTATAGGGAAGAATTAAAAGTTGATGATAATGTCATATTATTTAAATTATTAGAAGATCCTTATGATACACATGAAGTTATCAATGAAAATAAATTACTTAGCTTTGATATAGAAGTGTATAATGCAGAAGGGATGCCTGATGCAGAAAAAGATCCAATTATTATGATGAGTCTATGTGGAAGTAATGGTTTTAAAAAAGTATTGTCTACAAAAAAATCTAATAGAGATTTTGTTGAAACATTACCTACAGAAGAAGACATGATTAAACGATTTGGTGAAATAATAAAAGAAGAAAATCCTGACATGCTGGTAGGATATAATTCTGATAATTTTGATTTACCTTACATTAAAAAAAGGGCTGATAAATTAAAAATTAACCTAAATTTAGGAATAGATGGCTCCGGAATAAAATTTATGAAGAGAGGCTTTGCTAATGCAGGTGTAATTCGGGGACGAATACATGTGGATTTATATTTGCTAGTTAGAAGAAATATGAGTTTAGATAGATATACATTAGAGCGAGTTTATGAGGAATTATTTGATCAAGAAAAAATTGATGTTCCTGGAAACCAAATCTACAAATACTGGGATTCTAATGATGAAAAACTTGAAGAATTATTTGATTATTCCATGGATGATGCTGTTACAACTACTGCAATAGGTGATAAACTAACACCACTTGCTATTGCTCAAGCTAGACTTGTAGGTCAACCATTATTTGATATAGCTCGTATGACTACTGGACAAATGGTAGAATGGTATCTTATCCTCAAGGCATATGAAAAAAATAATATCATACCAAATAAACCAAGTGGTAATGAATATTCACAACGTAGAAATAAGGGAGTTATGGGAGGATATGTAAAAGATCCTGAAAAAGGATTATTTGAACATATAGCTTATCTGGACTTTAAAAGTCTATATCCTTCAATTATTATTGCTCAAAATATTTCTCCCGATACTATCATTGAAGATGTTTCAGGCTTTAATGAATCAGAATATTATGTTAGTCCTGAAGATGGATTTAAATTTAGAAAAGAACCAAAAGGATTTATTCCATCAATAATTGGTTATATTTTAGATGAAAGACAGAGAATAAAAAAATTAATGAAGGAAGAAACAGTACCTGAACAAAAAAGAGCATATGATTTTGAACAACAAGGACTTAAAAGATTAGCTAATTCGATGTTTGGTGCTTACGGCTATTCTAGATTCAGATGGTATAAAATAGAGTGTGCTGCTGCAATAACTGCATGGGGTAGAGAATATATTAAATCAGCAATGAAGAAATCTGAAGAATATGGTTTTAAACCAATATATGCAGATACTGATGGATTTTATGCAACATACCTTGGGGATTTGGATGAATAA
- a CDS encoding N-acetyltransferase — protein sequence MVNFRKLEDYDDIEKIATWIYSTDEFTFNIVFKNKINAIKALKKLIQSDYINPYHRHFITICYSNNREEIHGIAVSFKGSDISIKNTYKAMKSTSCTNIPLIIIYLAICRFFASSIANEDYYLGNLFVNPKHRHEGVGSKLVNKCKELAITSNSNALLLDVEHEKEYLLDFYDKLGLKLDSENYHKIFGKIYGCYGLKYNLK from the coding sequence ATGGTAAATTTTAGAAAATTAGAAGATTATGATGATATAGAAAAAATTGCTACTTGGATTTATAGTACTGATGAATTTACATTTAATATAGTATTTAAAAATAAGATAAATGCTATTAAAGCTCTAAAAAAACTTATTCAAAGTGATTATATAAATCCATACCATAGACATTTTATAACTATCTGTTATAGCAATAATCGAGAAGAAATTCATGGAATTGCCGTGTCATTTAAAGGTTCAGATATTTCTATTAAAAACACATATAAAGCAATGAAATCTACGTCGTGTACTAATATACCATTAATTATAATATACTTAGCAATATGTCGTTTTTTTGCTTCATCTATTGCTAATGAGGATTATTATCTTGGAAATTTATTTGTAAATCCCAAACATCGTCATGAAGGTGTTGGAAGTAAATTAGTTAATAAATGTAAAGAATTAGCTATTACTTCTAATTCAAATGCATTACTGTTAGATGTAGAACATGAAAAAGAATATTTATTGGATTTTTATGATAAACTAGGATTAAAATTAGATAGTGAAAATTATCATAAAATATTTGGTAAAATTTATGGGTGTTATGGTTTAAAATATAATTTAAAATAG